The region CCTATATCCAGACGCCGCAGGGAACCTTGTATCTATCCATGATTCGCGACCTGTTTGACAACAGTATTGTCGCCTACCAGACTGGAACCGAGCAGTCGGTCAACCTGGTTCTGCGAACCGTTCGGCAAGCCAAGGCAAAAGAAGCGGTCACTGCAGAGTTGCACCTCCACAGTGACCAGGGGTTTCAATACACTTCCCAGGCATATTTCACCCTAACTCAAAATTACGGCATTACTCCGTCCATGTCAAGGCGGGGAAACTGCTATGACAACGCGCCGGCAGAAAACTTCTTCAGCATCCTTAAGACCGAGTGTATCCGGCGGCATAAGCCAAAGACGGTCGATCAGGCGCGTCAGCTTATTGATAACTACATTTTTTTCTACAACCACGAGCGTATTCAACTCAAAACAAAACTGACGCCGCTCGAAAAGACGCCAGTTTGCGTAATCTCATCTAATCCTACGATAGGGCTTTTTATCTGTGTCCATTGGCCGGGGTTCAGTGCAGCATTCGGGGGGCTTTTCCTTATATATACTTTATATATACTTTTTTACGAAGCGGCCGATGCGGGTCAGAGCTTCGGAAAGGTTGGCGGTCGAGGAGGCGTACGAGCAGCGGACGAAGCCTTCGCCGCTTTCGCCGAAGGCGTCGCCCGGCACGAGGGCGACCTTTTCGGCTTTGAGGAGTTCCTCGGCAAAGGCGAGGGAACTCAGCCCGGTCTGCTTGATGGAGGGGAAGATGTAGAAGGCGCCCTTGGGTTCGAAGCAGTCGAGGCCGATGGTTTTAAATCCGTCCACCATCAGGCGGCGGCGGCGGTTGTACTCTTCGACCATCCGCAGCATGTTGCATTGTCCGTGGCGCAGCGCTTCGACCGCCGCCACCTGGGCGGTGATGGGGGCGCAGAGCATGGTGTACTGGTGAATTTTGGTCATCGCGCCGATGAAGTCGGGGTTGGAGAGGGCGTAGCCGATCCGCCAGCCGGTCATGGCGTAAGCTTTGGAAAAGCCGTTGAGGAGGATGGTGCGGTCGCGCATGCCGGGCAGAGAGGCGAAGCAGGTGTGGGCGCCGTCGTAGGTGAGGCTGGCGTATATTTCGTCCGAGATGACGATGAGGTCGTGTTTGAGCGCGAAGGCGGCGATGCCTTCCAGCTCGGCTTTGGACATGATCGCGCCGGTGGGGTTGTTGGGGTAGCCGATCAAGAGCGCCTTGGTGCGGGGAGTTACCAGTTCTTCGAGCTGGGAGACCGTCACGCGGAAGCAGTCGGCCATCCTCGTCGGCACCGTCACCGGTACGCCGCCGGCTAAGGAGACGCACGCCTTGTAGGATACGTAGCACGGTTCGGGGACAAGGACTTCGTCGCCGGGGCTGAGGATGGCCCGCATGGCAAGGTCGAGCGCCTCGCTGACCCCGACCGTGACAAGCACCTCTTTACGGGGGTCGTAATTCACTCCGTAGCTGGCGGCGCAGTTTTTGGCGATCTCCTCGCGGAGTTCGAGCAGGCCATAGTTGGACGTGTAGGCGGTGTAGCCCTGCTGGAGGCCGTAGACGCAGCTTTCGCGGATATGCCAGGGGGTAACGAAGTCGGGCTCGCCCACTCCGAGGGAGACGACCCCTTTGGTTTCGGCGACGATGTCGAAAAAGCGGCGGATGCCGGAAGGGGGGATGGCCCTGACGGCGGGCGAGATGCGCTCGGCCCAGGTCATGGCGACACCACCAGCCTGCGGTCCTCCTCCTCGTCCTCGAGGATGACTCCCGCCTCTTTGTACTGTTTGAGCATGAAGTGGGTGGTCGTGCTGATGACGCCCTCGATGGTCGACAGCTTGGTGGAGACGAACTGGGCCGCCTCCTTGAGCGTTTTGGCCTCGACGATGACGAGGAGGTCATAGGCGCCTGACATGAGGTAGAGGCTGCGCACTTCGGGGAAACGGTAGATGCGCTCGGCGATGGCGTCGAAGCCCACTTCCCGCTGGGGGGTGATCCTGACTTCGATTATTGCGGTGACCCGGTCGGCGCCGGCCTTTTCCCAGTTGACGATCGTCTGGTACTTGACGATCGTTTTGTCCGCCTCGAACTGTTTTATCAGGGCGGCGATTTCATCCTGCGGCTTGTCGAGCATGACGGCCAGCTGTGCCACCGTCAGCGTATGGTCCTTTTCCAGAAGTTCCAGTAGTTCGCGCATGATAATCCACCTCTCAATAGTAGTTACTGTAATAACGGTTTTTACTGTTTCGCCGCCTGAGGCCGTATAGGAGGCCGATAAATAAAAAACCCGTCCTTGAACAAGGACGGGTTTTATTATCCCGCGGTACCACCTAGATTAGCCGCCGAGCGGCTCGCCTCTGCCCTTTAAC is a window of Selenomonadales bacterium 4137-cl DNA encoding:
- a CDS encoding aminotransferase class I/II-fold pyridoxal phosphate-dependent enzyme yields the protein MTWAERISPAVRAIPPSGIRRFFDIVAETKGVVSLGVGEPDFVTPWHIRESCVYGLQQGYTAYTSNYGLLELREEIAKNCAASYGVNYDPRKEVLVTVGVSEALDLAMRAILSPGDEVLVPEPCYVSYKACVSLAGGVPVTVPTRMADCFRVTVSQLEELVTPRTKALLIGYPNNPTGAIMSKAELEGIAAFALKHDLIVISDEIYASLTYDGAHTCFASLPGMRDRTILLNGFSKAYAMTGWRIGYALSNPDFIGAMTKIHQYTMLCAPITAQVAAVEALRHGQCNMLRMVEEYNRRRRLMVDGFKTIGLDCFEPKGAFYIFPSIKQTGLSSLAFAEELLKAEKVALVPGDAFGESGEGFVRCSYASSTANLSEALTRIGRFVKKYI
- a CDS encoding Lrp/AsnC family transcriptional regulator; this translates as MRELLELLEKDHTLTVAQLAVMLDKPQDEIAALIKQFEADKTIVKYQTIVNWEKAGADRVTAIIEVRITPQREVGFDAIAERIYRFPEVRSLYLMSGAYDLLVIVEAKTLKEAAQFVSTKLSTIEGVISTTTHFMLKQYKEAGVILEDEEEDRRLVVSP